From Marinilabiliales bacterium, one genomic window encodes:
- a CDS encoding alanine racemase — translation MPGRKKPICLKRPLLLLDKDKCIKNIRFMAGKAAGHNLLLRPHFKTHQSLITGEWFRDEGTDRITVSSMVMAHYFGTNGWDDICVAFPFNIHETDEAATLAEKIRLHLTVCSAETLRFIESSSIGEIGIYIKTDTGYNRTGADWDDTGSIEEMLEIIDRSSKLDFTGFMVHNGHTYHVRGHDEVERIHRESADRLCVLRNKFAEPYGPFLISSGDTPSCSMLSDFEGIDEIRPGNYVFYDLTQMHIGACKPDDIAVALAVPVVAKHPGRNELVVYGGAVHLSKESLVLEDGTRVWGQVAETDLSSWSAPVPGTWVTKVSQEHGVIRCSESFFKRTGPGDIIAILPVHSCLTADLMGGYTTTGGTRIDHLSGYQK, via the coding sequence ATGCCGGGACGAAAGAAACCGATATGCCTGAAAAGGCCGCTCCTGTTGCTCGATAAAGACAAGTGCATCAAGAATATAAGGTTCATGGCCGGAAAGGCCGCAGGACATAACCTCCTGCTCCGCCCCCACTTCAAGACCCACCAGTCACTTATAACAGGCGAATGGTTCAGGGACGAGGGCACTGACAGGATAACCGTCTCGTCAATGGTGATGGCGCACTATTTCGGAACGAACGGCTGGGATGACATCTGTGTCGCGTTCCCTTTCAATATACATGAGACAGACGAGGCTGCCACGCTCGCAGAAAAGATCAGGCTCCACCTGACCGTTTGCTCGGCTGAAACACTCAGGTTTATTGAGAGCTCATCCATTGGTGAAATCGGGATTTACATAAAGACTGATACAGGGTACAACAGGACAGGAGCGGACTGGGATGATACCGGTTCAATTGAGGAGATGCTTGAGATAATAGACCGCAGCAGCAAGCTTGACTTTACCGGCTTCATGGTGCACAACGGCCACACCTACCATGTGCGGGGCCATGATGAAGTTGAACGGATACACCGGGAAAGCGCTGACAGGCTTTGCGTGCTAAGAAATAAATTCGCAGAACCTTACGGGCCCTTCCTTATATCCTCGGGTGACACCCCCTCCTGCTCCATGTTGTCGGACTTTGAAGGAATTGACGAGATAAGGCCGGGGAACTACGTATTTTACGATCTCACCCAGATGCATATAGGCGCCTGCAAACCCGACGACATAGCTGTTGCACTGGCTGTACCGGTGGTCGCGAAACACCCGGGAAGGAACGAGCTGGTGGTATACGGCGGTGCCGTGCACCTGTCAAAAGAGTCCCTGGTGCTGGAGGATGGCACAAGGGTTTGGGGACAGGTGGCAGAAACCGACCTCTCATCCTGGTCGGCTCCCGTACCCGGCACCTGGGTCACCAAAGTATCCCAGGAACATGGTGTAATCAGATGCAGCGAGAGCTTTTTCAAAAGAACAGGGCCGGGTGATATTATTGCAATACTGCCGGTACACAGCTGTCTGACAGCCGATCTGATGGGCGGCTACACCACCACCGGCGGCACCAGGATCGACCACCTTTCGGGATACCAGAAGTAA
- a CDS encoding RNA polymerase sigma factor, which yields MKKSKSVWQNIHQDLIDNCRKGDSKAQFELYRLYYRNMYNVSLRIVNDTQEAEDIMQEAFFSAFENIGSYSGQVSFGAWLRRIVINRSLDALKKRRLDLQSIDEGPDPEIPEDAEADKERAETVSAETERIHRCINLLPDGYRVILSLYLLEGYDHEEIAGIMGITASTSRSQYTRAKNRLAEMLKKSRSDGQS from the coding sequence ATGAAAAAGAGCAAATCTGTCTGGCAGAACATACACCAGGATCTGATAGACAATTGCAGAAAGGGTGACAGTAAGGCACAGTTTGAACTGTACAGGCTGTATTACAGAAACATGTACAATGTCAGCCTCAGAATAGTCAATGACACCCAGGAGGCGGAAGATATCATGCAGGAAGCGTTCTTTTCGGCATTTGAAAACATCGGGAGCTACAGCGGACAGGTAAGTTTCGGGGCATGGCTCAGGCGGATAGTGATAAACAGGTCGCTTGATGCCCTGAAGAAACGCAGGCTTGACCTGCAGAGCATTGACGAAGGACCTGACCCGGAAATTCCCGAAGACGCTGAGGCAGACAAGGAAAGAGCAGAGACGGTGTCTGCTGAAACGGAAAGGATACACCGGTGCATTAATCTGCTGCCGGATGGTTACAGGGTAATACTGAGCCTTTACCTGCTTGAAGGATATGACCATGAGGAGATAGCCGGAATTATGGGAATTACAGCATCCACCTCCCGGTCGCAGTATACAAGGGCAAAAAACAGGCTTGCAGAGATGCTTAAAAAAAGCAGAAGCGATGGACAATCTTGA
- a CDS encoding M20/M25/M40 family metallo-hydrolase: protein MPIHYISARYLFTAGLLFLYICISCTRAEPEITVEELRQHIEYLASEELGGRYPGTEGDRLAAEYIRNQFRRSGLTLEADDGYQYFSVTTGVTAGEGNSLNIDGYEALQGTDFAPVSFSANAAASAEVVFCGYGFSDGNGDISWDDYKEVDTDGKWVMVLRGDPEPDDPSSIFATRSNDRFKAYQAAENGAAGIMLVSGIKYSGDDVLDNSGTHQGRVSIPVIQVTRHAADMILSGSQTTVEELEGKLLESMQPFSFSTGTTVTASTDLLVDDATTMNIIASLEGSDPLLKNEYIVIGAHYDHLGTGGEGTGSRSPGTGKVHPGADDNASGVAAMIEIAEKLASGQRPRRSYIFIAFGAEEKGLIGSSRFMEDPVVDKEQITAMINLDMVGRKNEEGVVQIGGVGSSAGGEEIVNSISGRYGFSTRLSYEGYGPSDHASFYAKDVPVFFVTTGAHTEYHTPDDRADLINYGGLEQVALFVHDLAEELGNRDRRLAFTEAGPRVPSAPRHGNRQVSLGIMPDFASVVSGGLRADIVSPGRPADLGGMKNGDIITAINGQPVGDIHEYMYRLSQLSRGDIINVEVQRGDKREILIIQL, encoded by the coding sequence ATGCCTATACACTATATATCAGCCAGATACCTCTTCACAGCAGGTTTGTTGTTCCTTTACATATGTATCTCCTGCACCCGGGCAGAGCCTGAAATAACTGTTGAAGAGCTCAGGCAGCATATTGAGTACCTGGCTTCGGAAGAGCTCGGAGGCAGATATCCGGGAACAGAAGGAGACAGGCTGGCGGCAGAATACATCAGGAACCAGTTCAGAAGAAGCGGACTCACACTGGAAGCTGATGACGGCTACCAGTATTTTTCGGTAACCACCGGTGTGACTGCAGGCGAAGGAAACAGTCTCAATATCGACGGATATGAAGCCCTTCAAGGTACGGATTTCGCACCAGTGTCATTTTCAGCTAACGCTGCTGCATCGGCCGAAGTGGTATTTTGCGGATATGGCTTCTCTGACGGCAACGGCGACATATCCTGGGATGATTATAAAGAGGTTGACACTGACGGCAAATGGGTGATGGTACTCCGGGGAGATCCCGAGCCGGATGACCCGAGCAGCATATTTGCAACCCGGAGCAATGACCGTTTCAAGGCCTACCAGGCTGCCGAAAATGGCGCTGCCGGGATAATGCTTGTGTCTGGAATCAAATATTCAGGCGATGATGTTCTGGACAATTCAGGAACCCACCAGGGCCGTGTCAGCATACCCGTGATCCAGGTTACCAGGCATGCAGCAGATATGATACTTTCCGGCTCACAAACAACGGTTGAGGAACTGGAAGGTAAGCTTCTGGAGAGTATGCAGCCCTTTTCTTTCAGCACGGGAACGACTGTAACGGCATCGACCGACCTGCTTGTTGATGATGCCACAACAATGAACATAATTGCAAGCCTGGAGGGCAGCGATCCCCTCCTTAAAAATGAATATATAGTGATTGGCGCCCATTATGACCATCTCGGCACAGGGGGGGAAGGAACCGGCAGCAGGTCGCCCGGAACGGGAAAAGTACATCCCGGCGCCGATGACAACGCTTCGGGGGTGGCTGCGATGATTGAAATAGCAGAAAAACTTGCCTCCGGACAACGTCCCCGGCGAAGCTATATTTTCATTGCATTTGGTGCAGAAGAAAAGGGGCTCATAGGCTCATCACGGTTCATGGAAGACCCGGTGGTTGATAAAGAACAGATCACAGCAATGATAAACCTCGATATGGTTGGCAGGAAAAATGAGGAAGGGGTAGTGCAGATTGGCGGTGTCGGCTCCTCGGCCGGGGGTGAAGAGATAGTTAACAGCATTTCGGGCAGGTACGGTTTCAGTACCAGGCTTTCATATGAGGGATACGGGCCTTCTGACCACGCTTCATTTTACGCAAAGGATGTACCGGTATTTTTCGTCACAACAGGTGCCCATACCGAATACCATACTCCCGATGACAGGGCGGACCTTATCAATTATGGGGGACTTGAACAGGTTGCGCTCTTTGTACATGACCTGGCTGAAGAGCTGGGCAACAGGGACCGGAGACTTGCATTCACCGAAGCCGGGCCCAGGGTGCCGTCAGCGCCAAGACACGGTAACAGGCAGGTCAGCCTGGGGATCATGCCGGACTTCGCCTCGGTGGTGAGCGGGGGACTGCGGGCTGATATAGTATCACCCGGCAGGCCTGCTGACCTGGGCGGTATGAAGAACGGCGACATAATTACGGCGATCAACGGACAGCCGGTAGGCGATATTCACGAGTATATGTACCGTCTCAGCCAGCTAAGCCGGGGCGACATTATAAACGTAGAGGTACAGAGGGGAGATAAGCGGGAGATACTGATTATCCAGCTCTGA